One window of uncultured Methanoregula sp. genomic DNA carries:
- a CDS encoding helix-turn-helix domain-containing protein — MNTADEVIILEPGQEQAQKFIKAISNQNASVVMQLLREAGPLRLSDIAEQLGMSLNATKYHIENLMDAGLLEISNTRYSIKGRKVKMYRMKNQIFIVAPSMTQKKQIISAVLKYGSFLGMYIFVALVFLVLVPLPALSGPIPLAGSNPQNGPAPGTVALSGVLGSYVIAMFLAAVVTIVGLILYSILINRRQSNDQSGI; from the coding sequence ATGAATACTGCAGATGAAGTTATCATCCTTGAACCCGGCCAGGAGCAGGCCCAGAAGTTCATCAAGGCGATATCGAACCAGAATGCCAGCGTTGTCATGCAGCTGCTCCGGGAAGCAGGTCCCCTCAGGCTATCGGATATTGCCGAACAGCTGGGCATGTCGCTGAATGCAACAAAGTACCACATCGAGAACCTGATGGATGCAGGTCTCCTGGAGATCTCCAATACCCGGTACAGCATCAAGGGCAGGAAAGTCAAAATGTACCGGATGAAGAACCAGATCTTTATCGTTGCTCCGTCAATGACCCAGAAGAAGCAGATCATTTCTGCGGTGCTCAAGTACGGTTCGTTCCTCGGCATGTATATTTTCGTCGCGCTCGTCTTCCTCGTACTTGTCCCGTTACCTGCACTATCAGGCCCAATCCCGCTCGCAGGTTCCAACCCGCAGAACGGTCCCGCACCAGGCACTGTCGCCCTCTCCGGTGTCCTTGGGAGTTACGTCATCGCCATGTTCCTCGCCGCGGTCGTGACAATTGTCGGGCTTATCCTGTATTCCATCCTCATAAACCGGAGACAGTCAAACGACCAGTCCGGTATCTGA
- a CDS encoding PrsW family glutamic-type intramembrane protease yields MEILLVLAYFLPIIFLSAFIGHTGKRFVLYLLWGFIASIPVVLLDQAITSNFPEIVSMELNISPLIEEFFKALPIIIPVILGNRNNNRDILVYALASGIGFSIVENWALFGRENLDFYAILIRSFSTSLMHGCTCGIIGYGMVLIRDSHKKTIPALLLGFFMVAVLIHAFYNLNALYMGLAGAVADLFLPLLLFLFLLVCYHVDLPTLFRPDLRAFDPPA; encoded by the coding sequence ATGGAAATCCTGTTAGTGCTTGCATATTTCCTGCCGATCATTTTTCTCTCGGCATTCATCGGCCATACAGGAAAACGGTTTGTCCTGTACCTGCTCTGGGGTTTCATCGCATCCATACCGGTGGTCCTGCTCGACCAGGCCATCACCAGCAACTTCCCCGAGATCGTGAGCATGGAGCTGAATATATCCCCGCTCATTGAGGAGTTTTTCAAAGCTCTGCCGATAATTATCCCGGTAATCCTGGGCAACCGGAACAATAACCGGGATATCCTGGTCTATGCCCTGGCATCAGGTATCGGCTTTTCCATCGTGGAGAACTGGGCGCTGTTTGGCAGGGAGAATCTGGATTTCTATGCCATCCTTATACGGTCCTTCTCAACGTCCCTGATGCATGGCTGCACCTGCGGGATCATCGGTTACGGCATGGTGCTGATCCGGGATTCCCACAAAAAAACCATCCCGGCTCTCCTGCTGGGATTTTTTATGGTTGCAGTCCTCATCCATGCGTTCTACAATCTCAATGCCCTCTACATGGGACTTGCCGGAGCAGTAGCCGATCTCTTCTTACCGCTCCTGCTCTTCCTGTTCCTCCTCGTCTGCTATCATGTGGATCTTCCTACCCTGTTCCGGCCGGACCTGCGGGCCTTCGATCCACCGGCCTGA